In Solanum pennellii chromosome 7, SPENNV200, the following are encoded in one genomic region:
- the LOC107024098 gene encoding D-amino-acid transaminase, chloroplastic-like isoform X1 — protein MAASNSSFDQTSAAVAAEAKDGEDFSFHVFSSSAELLEKLHEKWNSVKQQPYPAMYSSVYGGIILDPAMMVIPMDDHMVHRGHGVFDTAIIFDGYLYELDVHINRFLRSASKARIASPFTFSELKSILIQLSAASKCRKGTLRYWLSAGPGNFLLSPAKCPTSAFYAVVIDEDFAQCKEGVKVMTSTIPMKSPLFATMKNVNYLPNVLSVMEAEDKGAFSSIWVDEKGYIAEGPNVNVAFINSDKELILPSFDKILSGCTAMRFLQLAPKLVEQGRLKCVKITDITVEEAKESAEMMYVGSTLPLLPIIMWDEKPIGNGEVGELTMALSDLLWEDMAAGPESQRIPVPYA, from the exons ATGGCAGCTTCAAACTCTTCATTTGATCAGACATCAG CAGCTGTAGCAGCAGAGGCTAAGGATGGGGAAGATTTCTCATTTCATGTGTTCTCGTCCTCCGCCGag TTACTTGAGAAGTTGCACGAGAAGTGGAATTCAGTGAAGCAGCAACCTTATCCGGCTATGTATTCTAGTGTCTATGGTGGAATCATTCTTGATCCAGCAATGATGGTTATTCCAATGGATGATCACATGGTGCATCGAGGACATGGCGTCTTTGACACAGCTATTATTTTTGATGG CTATCTGTACGAATTGGATGTCCACATTAACCGCTTCCTTAGATCAGCATCCAAAGCAAGGATCGCGTCTCCATTTACATTTTCAGAACTTAAAAGCATTCTTATTCAACTTTCTGCAGCATCAAAGTGCAGGAAAGGCACTCTGAGATATTGGTTGAGTGCAGGGCCTGGGAACTTCTTACTCTCCCCAGCTAAATGCCCGACATCTGCATTCTATGCTGTGGTGATTGATGAAGATTTCGCACAATGCAAAGAAGGTGTAAAAGTGATGACTTCTACGATCCCCATGAAATCACCTCTTTTTGCCACTATGAAAAATGTGAACTACCTTCCCAATGTACTCTCCGTAATGGAGGCTGAGGATAAGGGAGCATTTTCATCTATATGGGTTGATGAAAAAGGTTATATCGCTGAGGGTCCAAACGTGAACGTTGCTTTTATAAATTCTGATAAGGAGCTTATCTTGCCTAGCTTTGATAAGATCCTAAGCGGATGCACTGCTATGAGGTTTCTTCAACTCGCACCCAAGTTGGTCGAGCAGGGACGTCTAAAATGTGTCAAAATAACAGACATCACAGTCGAAGAGGCCAAAGAATCGGCTGAAATGATGTACGTTGGAAGCACACTTCCTTTGTTACCTATCATCATGTGGGATGAGAAACCTATCGGAAATG GTGAAGTCGGAGAACTGACAATGGCACTCTCAGATTTACTTTGGGAAGATATGGCAGCTGGTCCGGAATCACAGAGAATTCCAGTTCCATATGCATAA
- the LOC107024098 gene encoding D-amino-acid transaminase, chloroplastic-like isoform X2, whose protein sequence is MAASNSSFDQTSAVAAEAKDGEDFSFHVFSSSAELLEKLHEKWNSVKQQPYPAMYSSVYGGIILDPAMMVIPMDDHMVHRGHGVFDTAIIFDGYLYELDVHINRFLRSASKARIASPFTFSELKSILIQLSAASKCRKGTLRYWLSAGPGNFLLSPAKCPTSAFYAVVIDEDFAQCKEGVKVMTSTIPMKSPLFATMKNVNYLPNVLSVMEAEDKGAFSSIWVDEKGYIAEGPNVNVAFINSDKELILPSFDKILSGCTAMRFLQLAPKLVEQGRLKCVKITDITVEEAKESAEMMYVGSTLPLLPIIMWDEKPIGNGEVGELTMALSDLLWEDMAAGPESQRIPVPYA, encoded by the exons ATGGCAGCTTCAAACTCTTCATTTGATCAGACATCAG CTGTAGCAGCAGAGGCTAAGGATGGGGAAGATTTCTCATTTCATGTGTTCTCGTCCTCCGCCGag TTACTTGAGAAGTTGCACGAGAAGTGGAATTCAGTGAAGCAGCAACCTTATCCGGCTATGTATTCTAGTGTCTATGGTGGAATCATTCTTGATCCAGCAATGATGGTTATTCCAATGGATGATCACATGGTGCATCGAGGACATGGCGTCTTTGACACAGCTATTATTTTTGATGG CTATCTGTACGAATTGGATGTCCACATTAACCGCTTCCTTAGATCAGCATCCAAAGCAAGGATCGCGTCTCCATTTACATTTTCAGAACTTAAAAGCATTCTTATTCAACTTTCTGCAGCATCAAAGTGCAGGAAAGGCACTCTGAGATATTGGTTGAGTGCAGGGCCTGGGAACTTCTTACTCTCCCCAGCTAAATGCCCGACATCTGCATTCTATGCTGTGGTGATTGATGAAGATTTCGCACAATGCAAAGAAGGTGTAAAAGTGATGACTTCTACGATCCCCATGAAATCACCTCTTTTTGCCACTATGAAAAATGTGAACTACCTTCCCAATGTACTCTCCGTAATGGAGGCTGAGGATAAGGGAGCATTTTCATCTATATGGGTTGATGAAAAAGGTTATATCGCTGAGGGTCCAAACGTGAACGTTGCTTTTATAAATTCTGATAAGGAGCTTATCTTGCCTAGCTTTGATAAGATCCTAAGCGGATGCACTGCTATGAGGTTTCTTCAACTCGCACCCAAGTTGGTCGAGCAGGGACGTCTAAAATGTGTCAAAATAACAGACATCACAGTCGAAGAGGCCAAAGAATCGGCTGAAATGATGTACGTTGGAAGCACACTTCCTTTGTTACCTATCATCATGTGGGATGAGAAACCTATCGGAAATG GTGAAGTCGGAGAACTGACAATGGCACTCTCAGATTTACTTTGGGAAGATATGGCAGCTGGTCCGGAATCACAGAGAATTCCAGTTCCATATGCATAA
- the LOC107026485 gene encoding uncharacterized protein LOC107026485 isoform X2 codes for MAEEYSVDPAQLLEAATDFAYHPGALSDASAQDFLNRFPLPAIINALQTKADYPGLESALVDCLEKLFKTRYGASLIPHYMPFVIVGLGAESQKVRCLACQTVSCLLENIDEAVVIQLIHEYGVYQLLLNCLISGDAEVAAASTDAIRKLASHSKGIDIIFPESGNEATNLMNFTTNCSPLGRVRILALIVKLFSISTSVASRVYSSNLLSLLETEISNSDDTLVTLSSLELLYELADVEHSTEFLSRTKFLQILTSIISDASAESILRSRAMMITGRLMARENAFVFIDESGCRNLISAINGRFNLLENQNADECECALEALGQIGLSSKGAASLLSGAQPAGRHVIYAAFDQQQHGKQLAALHALANIVGETRAEKDVLLDGDAEQNLRRLIYEAASKTSKLTPSGYRVITGLVMRPWCLMEVISRREIIDIVTDAFKETEKIGMEARHKCCQSIYKVFTSSSKLIADNAFSGIATKLEQAISRGPYLGRKSDEAQPAVMTEQRF; via the exons ATGGCGGAAGAGTACTCTGTGGATCCGGCGCAGTTACTGGAAGCAGCTACTGACTTTGCGTATCATCCTG GCGCTCTTTCCGATGCTTCAGCTCAAGACTTTCTTAATCGATTTCCTCTTCCAGCCATTATCAA TGCTTTGCAAACAAAAGCAGATTACCCTGGCCTAGAAAGTGCTTTGGTTGATTGTTTAGAAAAGCTTTTCAAAACAAGATATGGAGCATCACTCATTCCACACTACATG CCATTTGTTATTGTCGGTCTCGGTGCAGAGTCTCAGAAAGTCAGATGCTTAGCATGCCAAACT GTATCCTGCCTGTTGGAGAATATTGATGAAGCAGTTGTTATACAACTAATTCATGAGTATGGAGTTTATCAACTTTTGCTTAATTGCCTCATCAGTGG GGATGCGGAAGTTGCTGCTGCATCTACAGATGCAATTAGGAAACTGGCTAGCCATTCGAAAGGCATT GATATCATATTTCCTGAAAGCGGCAATGAAGCGACAAACCTCATGAACTTCACAACCAACTGTTCACCTCTG GGAAGAGTTCGAATTTTAGCTTTGATAGTGAAGTTATTCTCCATTTCCACTTCTGTGGCATCAAGAGTCTACAGCTCAAATCTTCTTAGCTTGTTGGAGACAGAAATCAGCAATTCAGATGATACATTAGTCACTTTGAGCAGCTTGGAACTCCTATATGAG TTGGCTGATGTTGAGCACAGCACTGAGTTCTTGTCAAGGACTAAGTTTCTCCAAATTCTTACTTCTATTATTAG TGATGCTTCTGCTGAATCGATTTTGCGATCAAGAGCAATGATGATAACTGGAAGGCTGATGGCTAGGGAGAATGCctttgtctttattgatgaatCTG GTTGTAGAAATCTTATTTCTGCCATTAATGGAAGATTCAATTTATTAGAAAATCAAAATGCAGATGAATGTGAATGTGCTCTTGAAGCACTCGGACAAATTGGGTTGt CCAGCAAAGGGGCAGCATCGCTTCTCTCAGGTGCACAGCCTGCAGGAAGACATGTGATTTATGCAGCTTTTGATCAGCAACAGCATGGTAAACAGCTG GCAGCATTGCATGCTCTTGCAAACATTGTTGGAGAAACTCGCGCCGAAAAGGATGTATTGCTGGATGGTGATGCAGAGCAGAATCTTCGGCGTCTGATCTATGAAGCAGCATCCAAGACTTCAAAGCTGACACCTTCA GGCTACAGAGTGATAACTGGGTTGGTGATGCGACCTTGGTGCCTGATGGAGGTTATTTCAAGACGAGAAATAATAGATATAGTAACTGACGCATTTAAAGAGACAGAAAAGATAG GTATGGAAGCTAGACACAAATGTTGCCAGTCAATCTACAAAGTTTTCACCTCATCTAGTAAACTGATCGCTGACAATGCATTTTCGGGTATAGCTACAAAG CTGGAGCAAGCTATCAGCAGAGGTCCTTATCTAGGAAGAAAGTCAGATGAAGCACAACCTGCAGTGATGACTGAGCAGAGATTTTAG
- the LOC107026485 gene encoding uncharacterized protein LOC107026485 isoform X1, which produces MAEEYSVDPAQLLEAATDFAYHPGALSDASAQDFLNRFPLPAIINALQTKADYPGLESALVDCLEKLFKTRYGASLIPHYMPFVIVGLGAESQKVRCLACQTVSCLLENIDEAVVIQLIHEYGVYQLLLNCLISGDAEVAAASTDAIRKLASHSKGIDIIFPESGNEATNLMNFTTNCSPLGRVRILALIVKLFSISTSVASRVYSSNLLSLLETEISNSDDTLVTLSSLELLYELADVEHSTEFLSRTKFLQILTSIISDASAESILRSRAMMITGRLMARENAFVFIDESGCRNLISAINGRFNLLENQNADECECALEALGQIGLSSKGAASLLSGAQPAGRHVIYAAFDQQQHGKQLAALHALANIVGETRAEKDVLLDGDAEQNLRRLIYEAASKTSKLTPSGLLLSVLQQDSEIRKAGYRVITGLVMRPWCLMEVISRREIIDIVTDAFKETEKIGMEARHKCCQSIYKVFTSSSKLIADNAFSGIATKLEQAISRGPYLGRKSDEAQPAVMTEQRF; this is translated from the exons ATGGCGGAAGAGTACTCTGTGGATCCGGCGCAGTTACTGGAAGCAGCTACTGACTTTGCGTATCATCCTG GCGCTCTTTCCGATGCTTCAGCTCAAGACTTTCTTAATCGATTTCCTCTTCCAGCCATTATCAA TGCTTTGCAAACAAAAGCAGATTACCCTGGCCTAGAAAGTGCTTTGGTTGATTGTTTAGAAAAGCTTTTCAAAACAAGATATGGAGCATCACTCATTCCACACTACATG CCATTTGTTATTGTCGGTCTCGGTGCAGAGTCTCAGAAAGTCAGATGCTTAGCATGCCAAACT GTATCCTGCCTGTTGGAGAATATTGATGAAGCAGTTGTTATACAACTAATTCATGAGTATGGAGTTTATCAACTTTTGCTTAATTGCCTCATCAGTGG GGATGCGGAAGTTGCTGCTGCATCTACAGATGCAATTAGGAAACTGGCTAGCCATTCGAAAGGCATT GATATCATATTTCCTGAAAGCGGCAATGAAGCGACAAACCTCATGAACTTCACAACCAACTGTTCACCTCTG GGAAGAGTTCGAATTTTAGCTTTGATAGTGAAGTTATTCTCCATTTCCACTTCTGTGGCATCAAGAGTCTACAGCTCAAATCTTCTTAGCTTGTTGGAGACAGAAATCAGCAATTCAGATGATACATTAGTCACTTTGAGCAGCTTGGAACTCCTATATGAG TTGGCTGATGTTGAGCACAGCACTGAGTTCTTGTCAAGGACTAAGTTTCTCCAAATTCTTACTTCTATTATTAG TGATGCTTCTGCTGAATCGATTTTGCGATCAAGAGCAATGATGATAACTGGAAGGCTGATGGCTAGGGAGAATGCctttgtctttattgatgaatCTG GTTGTAGAAATCTTATTTCTGCCATTAATGGAAGATTCAATTTATTAGAAAATCAAAATGCAGATGAATGTGAATGTGCTCTTGAAGCACTCGGACAAATTGGGTTGt CCAGCAAAGGGGCAGCATCGCTTCTCTCAGGTGCACAGCCTGCAGGAAGACATGTGATTTATGCAGCTTTTGATCAGCAACAGCATGGTAAACAGCTG GCAGCATTGCATGCTCTTGCAAACATTGTTGGAGAAACTCGCGCCGAAAAGGATGTATTGCTGGATGGTGATGCAGAGCAGAATCTTCGGCGTCTGATCTATGAAGCAGCATCCAAGACTTCAAAGCTGACACCTTCA GGTCTCCTCTTATCAGTTCTTCAACAGGATTCAGAAATTCGTAAGGCG GGCTACAGAGTGATAACTGGGTTGGTGATGCGACCTTGGTGCCTGATGGAGGTTATTTCAAGACGAGAAATAATAGATATAGTAACTGACGCATTTAAAGAGACAGAAAAGATAG GTATGGAAGCTAGACACAAATGTTGCCAGTCAATCTACAAAGTTTTCACCTCATCTAGTAAACTGATCGCTGACAATGCATTTTCGGGTATAGCTACAAAG CTGGAGCAAGCTATCAGCAGAGGTCCTTATCTAGGAAGAAAGTCAGATGAAGCACAACCTGCAGTGATGACTGAGCAGAGATTTTAG
- the LOC107024097 gene encoding pentatricopeptide repeat-containing protein At4g18520, chloroplastic produces MFSPSICFPTTILQIQPDDTSRFRTHKCKSYTDDRKLPCFSFKDPSSSARFDVSASFCREIELVCQLEVPDDKICSVNSFVADSSLLGRLLQSSSSLKDVKILHAIVLKCLRSSTIFVENNLISVLVKFGRLDDARKVFDHMPERNVVSWTAMLNGYLRYGLDDEAFDFFAEFVRCGLLWNSKTYVCVLSMAGRCCYFELGKQVHAGVVKGGFSNLILDSSVVSFYAQCGDLESAFRVFDVIKRPDVVCWTTMITACSQHGRGKEALLMFLQLFSDGFDANEFTVCSILNACGEERELKFGKQLHAAVIKNRFRMDVFIGTSLVDMYAKCSKIDDARTVFDGMGKRNTVTWTSIIAGYARNGHAEEAIRLFRIMKRRKIFANNLTMVSILRACGLLRALPTGKEVHAQIIKNSLQDNIYLGSTLVWLYCKCSENSAAHKVLQDMPIRDVVSWTAMISGCAHLGHEYEALEYLKEMLGEGVAPNPFTYSSALKACAKLEDIERGKLIHSSISKTPALSNVFVGSALINMYAKCGHLPEAIQIFDNMPEKNLVSWKAMIVAYAKNGNCGEALKLMYRMQVEGIEVDDYILATVLTACGEYKETIKSKSKYFLHPNSSIT; encoded by the coding sequence ATGTTTTCACCTTCAATTTGCTTTCCAACAACAATTCTTCAAATTCAGCCAGATGACACAAGTCGCTTCAGAACCCACAAATGTAAAAGCTATACTGATGACAGAAAACTTCCCTGTTTCTCTTTCAAAGACCCATCTTCCTCAGCTCGTTTTGATGTTTCTGCAAGTTTTTGTAGAGAAATTGAATTAGTTTGTCAATTGGAAGTTCCAGATGATAAAATTTGTTCAGTGAATAGTTTTGTGGCTGATTCAAGTTTGCTTGGTCGTTTGCTTCAATCTAGTTCTAgtttaaaagatgttaaaataCTTCATGCGATTGTATTAAAGTGTTTGAGGAGCAGTACTATATTTGTTGAGAATAATTTGATTAGTGTGTTGGTGAAATTTGGGCGTTTGGATGACGCTCGTAAGGTGTTCGATCATATGCCTGAGAGGAATGTGGTTTCTTGGACTGCTATGCTTAATGGGTATTTGAGATATGGGTTAGATGATGAAGCTTTTGATTTTTTCGCGGAGTTTGTTCGATGTGGTTTGTTGTGGAATTCCAAGACTTACGTGTGTGTGTTAAGCATGGCTGGGAGGTGTTGTTATTTTGAGTTGGGGAAGCAAGTGCATGCTGGTGTTGTAAAGGGtggatttagtaatttgatttTAGATAGTTCGGTTGTGTCTTTTTACGCGCAATGTGGGGATTTGGAAAGTGCTTTCCGCGTATTTGATGTGATAAAACGCCCTGATGTAGTTTGTTGGACAACTATGATCACTGCTTGTTCACAGCATGGGAGAGGGAAGGAAGCTTTACTAATGTTCTTGCAGTTGTTCTCTGATGGTTTTGATGCTAATGAGTTTACTGTCTGTAGTATCCTGAATGCGTGTGGGGAGGAGAGGGAGTTAAAATTCGGGAAGCAACTACATGCTGCAGTTATTAAGAATAGATTTAGAATGGATGTTTTCATAGGCACCTCATTGGTAGATATGTACGCAAAGTGTAGTAAGATAGATGATGCTAGGACAGTGTTTGATGGGATGGGGAAAAGGAACACGGTGACTTGGACGTCTATTATTGCAGGATATGCACGTAATGGTCACGCGGAAGAGGCTATAAGACTCTTTCGGATAATGAAAAGGCGAAAGATCTTTGCTAATAACTTGACTATGGTAAGCATCCTTCGAGCGTGTGGCCTACTTAGGGCTTTACCAACTGGAAAGGAAGTGCATGCACAAATTATCAAGAATTCTCTCCaagataatatttatttaggaAGTACATTAGTGTGGCTTTATTGCAAATGCAGTGAAAATTCTGCAGCACATAAGGTCCTTCAGGACATGCCTATTAGGGATGTAGTTTCATGGACTGCAATGATTTCTGGTTGTGCCCATTTAGGACATGAGTACGAGGCTCTTGAATACTTGAAGGAGATGCTAGGTGAAGGCGTAGCCCCCAATCCATTTACGTATTCATCAGCCCTGAAAGCATGTGCAAAGCTGGAAGATATCGAGAGAGGGAAGCTGATCCATTCCTCTATAAGCAAGACACCTGCTCTGTCCAATGTGTTTGTGGGCAGTGCATTGATCAATATGTATGCAAAATGTGGACATCTTCCTGAGgcaattcaaatatttgataacATGCCCGAGAAGAATTTGGTTTCTTGGAAGGCGATGATTGTTGCTTATGCTAAAAACGGGAACTGTGGAGAGGCATTGAAGCTCATGTATCGTATGCAAGTAGAGGGCATTGAGGTGGATGATTATATCCTCGCTACTGTTCTCACAGCATGCGGAGAATATAAGGAAACTATCAAGTCCAAATCGAAGTATTTCTTGCATCCAAATAGTTCTATAACCTAA
- the LOC107024642 gene encoding protein CUP-SHAPED COTYLEDON 2-like, with protein sequence MEIYHQMQFDCGDPHLPPGFRFHPTDEELITYYLLKKVLDCNFTARAIAEVDLNKCEPWELPGKAKMGEKEWYFFSLRDRKYPTGLRTNRATEAGYWKATGKDREIFSSKTCALVGMKKTLVFYRGRAPKGEKSNWVMHEYRLDGKFAYHYISRSSKDEWVISRVFQKSTGSNGAATSTGGGKKRLSSSINMYQEVSSPSSVSHLPPLLDSSPYSTTATSAAAIVIGDRDRDHSFKKEHVPCFSTNATATITAQSLTFDPTSVFDISSNTLHALQPTPSFTSILDSTPSNFTNYTRNSTFPSLRSLHENLQLPLFAGGTSAMHGGFPNPMGNWTVPETQKVEQSELDCMWSY encoded by the exons atggaGATTTATCATCAGATGCAGTTTGATTGCGGTGATCCGCATTTACCACCGGGGTTTCGGTTTCATCCGACTGACGAAGAACTTATTACTTACTACTTGTTGAAGAAGGTTCTGGACTGCAACTTCACTGCTAGAGCTATTGCTGAAGTTGATCTCAACAAATGTGAACCTTGGGAACTTCCTG GGAAAGCGAAGATGGGAGAAAAAGAATGGTATTTCTTCAGTCTACGTGATCGGAAGTATCCAACAGGGCTGAGGACTAACAGAGCTACTGAAGCGGGTTACTGGAAAGCTACAGGAAAAGATAGAGAGATTTTCAGTTCAAAAACTTGTGCACTTGTTGGTATGAagaaaaccctagttttttatCGAGGAAGAGCaccaaaaggagaaaaaagtaACTGGGTTATGCATGAATATCGCCTTGATGGCAAATTTGCCTATCATTATATCTCCAGGAGTTCGAAG GACGAGTGGGTTATCTCGCGGGTCTTTCAAAAAAGCACCGGTTCTAACGGCGCCGCTACTTCAACTGGTGGCGGCAAAAAAAGGCTGAGTTCAAGTATAAACATGTACCAGGAAGTGAGTTCACCGTCTTCCGTCTCTCACCTTCCGCCGCTCCTCGATTCCTCTCCGTATAGCACCACCGCCACTTCCGCCGCAGCTATCGTAATCGGCGACCGCGATCGTGATCATAGCTTCAAGAAGGAGCACGTGCCCTGTTTCTCCACAAATGCTACTGCTACAATAACAGCACAGAGTTTAACTTTCGATCCAACTTCTGTCTTCGACATTTCATCAAACACCTTGCATGCACTACAGCCAACTCCAAGTTTCACTTCTATTTTGGACTCTACTCCATCTAATTTCACTAATTACACAAGGAATTCAACTTTTCCAAGCTTAAGATCACTCCATGAGAATCTCCAGCTTCCGTTATTCGCCGGCGGAACCTCCGCCATGCACGGCGGATTTCCAAATCCGATGGGTAATTGGACCGTGCCGGAGACTCAGAAAGTTGAACAGTCTGAACTCGACTGTATGTGGAGCTACTGA
- the LOC107026485 gene encoding uncharacterized protein LOC107026485 isoform X3, with translation MPFVIVGLGAESQKVRCLACQTVSCLLENIDEAVVIQLIHEYGVYQLLLNCLISGDAEVAAASTDAIRKLASHSKGIDIIFPESGNEATNLMNFTTNCSPLGRVRILALIVKLFSISTSVASRVYSSNLLSLLETEISNSDDTLVTLSSLELLYELADVEHSTEFLSRTKFLQILTSIISDASAESILRSRAMMITGRLMARENAFVFIDESGCRNLISAINGRFNLLENQNADECECALEALGQIGLSSKGAASLLSGAQPAGRHVIYAAFDQQQHGKQLAALHALANIVGETRAEKDVLLDGDAEQNLRRLIYEAASKTSKLTPSGLLLSVLQQDSEIRKAGYRVITGLVMRPWCLMEVISRREIIDIVTDAFKETEKIGMEARHKCCQSIYKVFTSSSKLIADNAFSGIATKLEQAISRGPYLGRKSDEAQPAVMTEQRF, from the exons ATG CCATTTGTTATTGTCGGTCTCGGTGCAGAGTCTCAGAAAGTCAGATGCTTAGCATGCCAAACT GTATCCTGCCTGTTGGAGAATATTGATGAAGCAGTTGTTATACAACTAATTCATGAGTATGGAGTTTATCAACTTTTGCTTAATTGCCTCATCAGTGG GGATGCGGAAGTTGCTGCTGCATCTACAGATGCAATTAGGAAACTGGCTAGCCATTCGAAAGGCATT GATATCATATTTCCTGAAAGCGGCAATGAAGCGACAAACCTCATGAACTTCACAACCAACTGTTCACCTCTG GGAAGAGTTCGAATTTTAGCTTTGATAGTGAAGTTATTCTCCATTTCCACTTCTGTGGCATCAAGAGTCTACAGCTCAAATCTTCTTAGCTTGTTGGAGACAGAAATCAGCAATTCAGATGATACATTAGTCACTTTGAGCAGCTTGGAACTCCTATATGAG TTGGCTGATGTTGAGCACAGCACTGAGTTCTTGTCAAGGACTAAGTTTCTCCAAATTCTTACTTCTATTATTAG TGATGCTTCTGCTGAATCGATTTTGCGATCAAGAGCAATGATGATAACTGGAAGGCTGATGGCTAGGGAGAATGCctttgtctttattgatgaatCTG GTTGTAGAAATCTTATTTCTGCCATTAATGGAAGATTCAATTTATTAGAAAATCAAAATGCAGATGAATGTGAATGTGCTCTTGAAGCACTCGGACAAATTGGGTTGt CCAGCAAAGGGGCAGCATCGCTTCTCTCAGGTGCACAGCCTGCAGGAAGACATGTGATTTATGCAGCTTTTGATCAGCAACAGCATGGTAAACAGCTG GCAGCATTGCATGCTCTTGCAAACATTGTTGGAGAAACTCGCGCCGAAAAGGATGTATTGCTGGATGGTGATGCAGAGCAGAATCTTCGGCGTCTGATCTATGAAGCAGCATCCAAGACTTCAAAGCTGACACCTTCA GGTCTCCTCTTATCAGTTCTTCAACAGGATTCAGAAATTCGTAAGGCG GGCTACAGAGTGATAACTGGGTTGGTGATGCGACCTTGGTGCCTGATGGAGGTTATTTCAAGACGAGAAATAATAGATATAGTAACTGACGCATTTAAAGAGACAGAAAAGATAG GTATGGAAGCTAGACACAAATGTTGCCAGTCAATCTACAAAGTTTTCACCTCATCTAGTAAACTGATCGCTGACAATGCATTTTCGGGTATAGCTACAAAG CTGGAGCAAGCTATCAGCAGAGGTCCTTATCTAGGAAGAAAGTCAGATGAAGCACAACCTGCAGTGATGACTGAGCAGAGATTTTAG